One window of Pseudacidobacterium ailaaui genomic DNA carries:
- a CDS encoding site-specific integrase translates to MTEGTRALLQEWLEMLKDQTPTAWLFPSETGRTPLSRDNLWRRSIHPRLREVGLEWVNFQVLRRSYATLCRKAGMDAKTRADQMEHHVDVNENEYTMTSLATRLEARR, encoded by the coding sequence ATGACCGAGGGCACGCGGGCCCTTCTTCAGGAATGGCTCGAGATGCTTAAGGACCAAACACCCACAGCATGGTTGTTCCCGTCGGAGACCGGGCGAACTCCGCTCAGTCGCGATAATCTCTGGCGACGCAGCATCCATCCGCGTCTGCGAGAGGTTGGGCTTGAATGGGTCAACTTCCAAGTGCTCCGGCGCAGCTACGCGACGCTGTGCCGCAAGGCCGGTATGGACGCCAAAACGCGCGCCGATCAGATGGAGCATCACGTGGATGTGAACGAGAACGAGTACACGATGACGAGCCTGGCGACCCGGTTGGAGGCGAGACGGTAG
- the cmr1 gene encoding type III-B CRISPR module RAMP protein Cmr1 produces MDLTLTPLTPIWTGDAEGISGSLRITGLMGSLRWWFEGIVRALGRHACDPTEAACQYDPDPKKNPFHGLCPACWLFGTTGWARRFRLTGSGLHASDWCIRAAPEVAPIHKNWLRRVYKLPGSKVLWGDALTLQFTPHILGADALGDADLDSVFCSLLNAVARFGALAAKPQNGWGVIAWREMPQFDRKALSRFITAFPEDSREMDGMFNVRETAFLSFEISNVGAYAGATKIPSSASPDYLSRVLPIAYDIRYKSSTGNFRSGAGRDRGIRPALKNLLGRRAEEIVGTSARSANRSASRVFVSHLYRRKPQEPYRLRCWVHVPPDLERQRPAITDAIQNVVNEMFAGNRCRTYGWSDFQKEVL; encoded by the coding sequence ATGGACCTGACCCTGACACCACTGACTCCGATCTGGACCGGCGATGCCGAAGGCATCAGCGGGTCCCTGCGTATCACGGGTTTGATGGGGTCGCTGCGCTGGTGGTTTGAAGGGATTGTGCGGGCCCTCGGCCGCCACGCATGTGACCCGACGGAAGCGGCTTGTCAGTACGATCCCGACCCTAAGAAGAACCCTTTCCACGGCCTGTGCCCGGCGTGTTGGCTCTTTGGGACGACTGGCTGGGCCCGGCGGTTCCGCTTGACCGGTTCCGGATTGCACGCGAGCGACTGGTGCATACGGGCGGCTCCCGAGGTCGCCCCTATACATAAGAACTGGCTGCGCCGTGTGTACAAGCTACCTGGCAGCAAGGTTCTGTGGGGAGATGCGCTTACACTGCAATTCACGCCTCACATTCTCGGAGCCGACGCGCTAGGAGACGCGGATCTTGACAGCGTCTTTTGCAGCCTCCTCAATGCGGTCGCCCGCTTTGGAGCCCTGGCGGCCAAACCGCAAAACGGCTGGGGAGTGATCGCCTGGCGCGAAATGCCGCAATTTGACCGAAAGGCGTTGAGCCGGTTCATCACTGCGTTCCCCGAAGACAGCCGCGAAATGGATGGAATGTTCAACGTCAGGGAAACGGCGTTCCTCAGCTTCGAGATAAGCAATGTCGGCGCTTACGCCGGGGCCACGAAGATACCTTCATCGGCCAGCCCCGATTATCTCAGCCGCGTTCTGCCAATCGCCTACGATATTCGCTACAAGAGCAGCACCGGGAATTTTCGCTCCGGAGCCGGTCGAGATCGGGGCATCCGCCCAGCGCTGAAGAACCTGTTGGGCCGGCGGGCTGAGGAGATCGTGGGCACGAGCGCTCGGAGCGCGAACCGGTCCGCCAGCCGCGTGTTTGTCAGTCATCTATACCGGCGCAAGCCGCAAGAACCGTATCGCCTGAGGTGCTGGGTTCATGTCCCACCGGATCTGGAGCGCCAGCGGCCGGCAATTACGGATGCAATCCAGAACGTCGTCAATGAGATGTTTGCAGGGAACAGGTGCCGAACCTATGGCTGGAGCGACTTTCAGAAGGAGGTCCTGTGA
- a CDS encoding putative Ig domain-containing protein, whose protein sequence is MRIKTRLLPLFIACFVTVSASSSEPAIQLPQAKPGSLYAVQLTIPSGLGYPFQECHLTGDALPKTLFFDCERLRLKGRIPSGLERTYRVTLSVSDAQGNNKTFGLVLKVSSKPEFVDLGGPQIATKAKEAPQATIADIDHRSDVEVSRKDLTPSASPDNWSASSGLRYTPISATETSEDASNLQAAARQLTQPSFSIVPVKMSAKSHSVVSRLKGHAFFNSINLTCDPVPDENNAVAADRVAQSDLKNNILACAHPSKTATEGGCAQYQASLSKIQDEAEEASSNLKACAALDSSLNKIAKLWYLARAAAWDALVADMNARQDAVNQKTYLPAAELAQPITGDPLTAAVTEGSQKPQNPWVKEQVGVGSRVTSPNSADYSNNSNVLSKNGIGMQTPAFLLGASFQMPPFDRHFALHKMQSNHGNRFSGLVPTSIFTNLQFAPNSTNVLNGYTFGFGYRLGNKDSPLDLLLGYALSPFNEPSPGFRVAAAQVVTANSKLANPLPIYLRYDAAKILDFKDWPEELDGFPVLVQNPDGTQGAPIYPGNVLTTHYRGGLFLGLSFSYDLFGQLFQPKQTGSSSAAH, encoded by the coding sequence ATGCGCATTAAGACTCGGTTGTTGCCCTTGTTTATTGCCTGTTTTGTGACTGTTTCAGCTTCATCCAGTGAGCCTGCCATACAACTCCCGCAGGCCAAGCCTGGATCGCTTTACGCTGTGCAATTGACGATCCCTTCAGGTCTTGGTTATCCATTCCAGGAATGCCACCTGACTGGTGATGCTTTGCCCAAAACCCTCTTTTTTGACTGCGAGCGCTTGCGGTTAAAAGGGCGTATTCCCTCAGGCCTTGAAAGGACCTATCGGGTCACCTTGAGCGTTTCCGATGCACAGGGAAACAACAAGACTTTTGGACTAGTTTTGAAGGTCTCCAGCAAGCCTGAATTTGTAGACCTTGGGGGACCGCAAATAGCTACGAAAGCGAAAGAAGCTCCTCAAGCCACGATTGCGGACATAGATCATAGGTCGGATGTGGAAGTATCAAGGAAAGATTTAACACCCAGTGCTTCACCTGATAACTGGTCAGCATCTTCAGGGCTTCGCTATACGCCGATTTCTGCCACAGAGACATCGGAAGATGCAAGCAATCTTCAGGCTGCCGCAAGACAGCTCACGCAGCCTTCCTTCTCAATCGTGCCTGTCAAAATGTCAGCGAAGAGTCATTCAGTTGTATCCAGATTAAAGGGCCATGCTTTTTTCAACAGTATCAATCTGACTTGCGATCCTGTGCCGGATGAAAACAATGCTGTTGCTGCAGATAGGGTTGCGCAAAGCGACCTGAAAAACAATATACTCGCATGTGCCCATCCATCAAAAACAGCCACAGAGGGAGGATGCGCACAGTACCAAGCCAGCTTGTCAAAAATACAGGACGAGGCAGAGGAAGCCTCTTCAAACTTGAAAGCTTGTGCTGCGCTCGACAGTTCCCTGAACAAAATCGCGAAATTATGGTATCTCGCGCGTGCTGCCGCCTGGGATGCGCTTGTGGCTGATATGAATGCTCGCCAGGATGCGGTGAATCAAAAAACTTATCTTCCTGCCGCAGAACTGGCCCAGCCGATCACGGGCGATCCTTTGACTGCTGCCGTTACTGAAGGTAGTCAGAAGCCCCAAAATCCGTGGGTAAAGGAGCAGGTGGGAGTAGGATCGAGAGTTACCAGTCCGAACTCCGCAGATTATTCAAATAACAGCAATGTCTTGTCGAAGAATGGAATAGGGATGCAGACACCCGCGTTTCTGCTTGGAGCGTCTTTCCAGATGCCGCCATTTGATCGGCATTTCGCATTGCACAAAATGCAATCGAACCATGGCAATAGGTTCTCTGGTCTTGTGCCTACGTCCATTTTCACCAATTTGCAGTTTGCTCCCAACAGCACAAATGTGTTGAATGGATATACATTTGGTTTTGGGTATCGCCTGGGCAACAAAGATAGTCCATTGGACCTTCTGCTAGGTTATGCCCTATCTCCATTCAATGAACCATCGCCTGGATTCAGGGTTGCTGCTGCTCAGGTCGTCACGGCGAATTCCAAGCTGGCCAACCCACTGCCTATCTATCTGCGATACGATGCAGCAAAGATCCTTGATTTTAAGGATTGGCCCGAGGAGTTAGATGGATTTCCTGTTCTGGTCCAAAATCCGGATGGAACTCAAGGCGCGCCAATTTATCCCGGCAACGTTCTGACCACGCATTATCGTGGGGGGCTATTTCTCGGTTTGTCCTTTTCCTATGATTTGTTTGGGCAGCTCTTCCAACCAAAGCAAACAGGATCCTCTTCTGCTGCCCATTAA
- a CDS encoding sigma-70 family RNA polymerase sigma factor, which yields MMADMEDTAAAVFDPLRPQLVRVAYRMLGSVADAEDVVQEAFLRWLEADRSAVQQPEAFLRCVVTRLCLDYLKSARVRRETYLGPWLPEPVVELAEQADNVTLPLLMALERLSPLERAAFVLHDLFGLSFEEIGHTISRDPAACRQLASRARAHVREARPRFPISKSRCLEIADAFFAATRGGNMEKLRSLLAEDVVVYSDGGGKVPALLEPVVGIENVMPLFESLARVFEREMSRMVQQGFINGLPGFVTVESNNTLQTTALEVDADKISAIYVVRNPEKLEHIRVLISGAGEQSRV from the coding sequence ATGATGGCGGATATGGAGGACACTGCCGCGGCTGTATTCGACCCGCTGCGGCCTCAATTGGTGCGCGTCGCGTACCGCATGCTGGGCTCCGTGGCGGACGCGGAGGACGTGGTCCAGGAGGCGTTTCTACGCTGGCTGGAGGCAGATCGCAGCGCCGTACAGCAACCGGAAGCCTTTCTGCGCTGCGTAGTGACCCGGCTTTGCCTCGATTACCTGAAATCAGCGCGAGTCCGGCGCGAAACGTATCTCGGGCCTTGGTTGCCGGAACCGGTGGTGGAGCTGGCGGAGCAGGCAGACAATGTCACGCTGCCGCTGCTTATGGCGCTGGAAAGGCTTTCGCCTCTGGAGCGCGCCGCGTTCGTTCTGCATGATCTCTTCGGGCTCAGCTTCGAAGAGATTGGGCATACGATCAGTCGTGACCCGGCGGCTTGCCGCCAGCTTGCCAGCCGCGCTCGGGCTCATGTCCGAGAGGCCCGGCCTCGGTTTCCTATCTCCAAAAGCCGGTGCCTGGAGATTGCCGATGCATTCTTCGCGGCGACCCGCGGCGGCAACATGGAAAAACTGCGTTCGCTGCTGGCGGAGGACGTAGTGGTCTATTCCGATGGCGGCGGGAAAGTTCCTGCGCTGCTGGAACCTGTTGTTGGGATCGAGAACGTGATGCCGTTATTTGAGTCGCTCGCACGTGTCTTTGAGCGGGAGATGTCGCGGATGGTTCAGCAAGGCTTCATCAACGGCCTGCCGGGGTTCGTCACGGTCGAAAGCAACAATACGCTTCAGACCACCGCGCTCGAAGTCGATGCAGATAAAATTTCCGCGATCTATGTGGTACGAAATCCGGAGAAACTAGAGCACATTCGAGTCTTGATTTCTGGAGCGGGGGAACAGAGCCGTGTCTAA
- a CDS encoding flavodoxin family protein → MSKIQIAIVYHSVYGHTRRQAEAVSAGAKQLSCADVLLLNVDEAESRWDDLAASEAIIFGAPTYMGGPSARFKAFQEATSRAVMAKGFAWRNKIAAGFTNSGARSGDKLATLVQIAIFAAQHGMHWVNLDLPSGNNSSRGSDDELNRLGFWLGAGAQSNVDEGPEKAPPAADLATAQHLGKRVAEVTAQFVRGRV, encoded by the coding sequence GTGTCTAAGATTCAAATCGCGATCGTCTATCACAGCGTTTACGGCCATACCAGGCGACAGGCGGAGGCGGTGAGCGCGGGCGCAAAACAGCTATCCTGCGCAGACGTCCTGCTTCTCAATGTCGACGAAGCCGAGTCTCGCTGGGACGATCTTGCTGCGAGCGAGGCCATCATCTTCGGAGCGCCTACCTATATGGGCGGTCCTTCGGCTCGATTCAAGGCCTTTCAGGAGGCGACGTCGAGGGCGGTCATGGCGAAAGGATTTGCCTGGCGCAACAAGATTGCCGCGGGTTTCACGAATTCCGGCGCCCGCTCCGGAGACAAGCTGGCGACGCTCGTCCAAATCGCGATCTTCGCCGCGCAGCACGGGATGCACTGGGTCAATCTCGATCTGCCGTCGGGGAACAACTCGAGCCGGGGGTCGGACGACGAGCTGAACCGTCTTGGCTTCTGGCTGGGCGCCGGAGCGCAGTCGAATGTCGATGAGGGACCGGAAAAGGCACCTCCCGCAGCAGACCTCGCGACAGCGCAGCATCTCGGAAAACGGGTAGCTGAGGTGACCGCTCAGTTCGTGCGGGGGCGCGTATGA
- a CDS encoding carboxymuconolactone decarboxylase family protein, whose product MTARLDPFAAAPALMQGWLDFGKNLLKSGLEESLMELVKIRASQINGCAACLRMHTAAARQKGETEERLYLLDAWRESPLYTPRERAALAWTEALTLLHETHAPDDVYDELKKQFTAEEQVKLTLLIVAINGWNRVNVGFRTGHAIDRSKEA is encoded by the coding sequence ATGACAGCGAGACTGGATCCATTTGCCGCCGCGCCTGCGCTCATGCAGGGTTGGCTTGATTTTGGGAAAAACCTGCTCAAGTCCGGATTAGAGGAAAGCCTGATGGAGCTGGTGAAGATCCGCGCTTCACAAATCAACGGCTGTGCGGCTTGTCTGCGGATGCACACTGCAGCCGCCCGGCAAAAGGGCGAGACGGAGGAGCGGTTGTATCTTCTGGACGCGTGGCGTGAATCGCCGCTCTATACGCCTCGCGAACGAGCAGCGCTTGCCTGGACTGAGGCGTTGACGTTGTTACATGAGACACACGCGCCCGACGATGTGTACGACGAACTCAAGAAGCAATTCACCGCAGAGGAGCAGGTGAAGCTCACATTATTGATTGTTGCGATCAACGGATGGAACAGGGTCAACGTAGGCTTCCGAACCGGACATGCGATCGACAGAAGCAAGGAGGCATGA
- the rpoC gene encoding DNA-directed RNA polymerase subunit beta', producing MYRSSPFELTNPITDFDAIRISLASPEKIRSWSHGEVTKPETINYRTFKPERDGLFCARIFGPVTDWECLCGKYKRMKHRGVICDKCGVEVTLSKVRRERLGHIELASPCSHVWFFKGLPSRIGHLLDISLRDLESVLYFESYVVVDPGDSPTREREIIKDENRFRELDQQYRPTGFKAMMGAEAIKELLKRVNVDELAIELREKMKAETSLQKRLKYSKRLKVVEAFRKSGNKPQWMILDVIPVIPPELRPLVPLDGGRFATSDLNDLYRRVINRNNRLKKLMDLHAPEVIVRNEKRMLQEAVDALFDNGRRGRVLRGANNRPLKSLSDTLKGKQGRFRQNLLGKRVDYSGRSVIVVGPELKLHQCGLPKKMALELFKPFIYHRLEQTGHCTTIKQAKEMVELQEPIVWDILEEVIKDHPVLLNRAPTLHRLGIQAFEPVLVEGKAIKIHPLVCTAFNADFDGDQMAVHIPLSPEAQVEASVLMLSSHNILSPASGQPITVPTQDMVLGLYYLTKAKKGAKGEGRVFANTEEVLMALNAKEVETLTPIRLRYTGRVLDMTTAYDDQDLLHTEPVDYDKQYISTTVGRAILNDALPEGMPYVNGLLKKKGIGQLVNYCYLNLGLETTVKMLDRIKELGFQYATRSGLSVGLDDMVIPETKYSLVRDAEKQRFAIQQQYLDGAITNGERNNKVIQLWSAVTEKVADEMFDNMKSADKEGAMNPIYIMADSGARGSKQQIRQLSGMRGLMAKPSGEIIETPITANFREGLTVLEYFISTHGARKGLADTALKTADSGYLTRRLVDVAQDVIVSEHDCGTVEGIYVTPIVESGEIIEPLRDRIIGRVSLEKIKDYEGNVIVDVNQEINEDLASQIQAAGVERVKIRSVLTCESRRGVCVLCYGRNLATGRLVELGEAVGVIAAQSIGEPGTQLTMRTFHIGGTASRVAEQSRLDAKNAGTVRFINMVTVRSKQGDLVAMNRSGSIAIIDDRGREKERYQVVYGAKLKVEDGQKVEIGQAMVEWDPYTFAILTEIGGTVQFKDLQEGITLHEEVDEVTGLSRLVVGDSPDEKRQPAIVIKGAKGNKRYLMPSRAHLMIQDGDEVFPGDVLAKIPRETTRTKDITGGLPRVVELFEARKPRETAIISEIDGVVKFGEVTKGQRRIYVIADNGEQKEYSVPRGVHINVQEGERLRAGEPLMDGPLNPHDILAVLGEKELQAYLVNEIQEVYRLQGVAISDKHIEVIVRQMLRWVKIEEVGDTNFLLEQQVDKFRFRAENERVIANGGRPAIGRPLLLGITKASLSTESFISAASFQETTRVLTEASINGAVDNLRGLKENVIVGRLIPAGTGMEYYRNIQLSPELEEAAARVQQEVQEAFEAAERELEMMRQEGEAEEMAAE from the coding sequence TTGTACCGTTCCAGCCCGTTTGAATTGACCAACCCGATCACCGATTTCGATGCGATCCGCATCTCGCTTGCTTCGCCCGAAAAGATCCGCAGTTGGTCCCATGGCGAAGTCACCAAGCCGGAAACCATTAACTACCGCACCTTTAAGCCGGAGCGCGACGGGCTTTTCTGTGCCCGCATCTTCGGTCCTGTCACGGATTGGGAGTGTCTGTGCGGAAAATACAAGCGCATGAAGCATCGCGGCGTCATCTGCGACAAGTGCGGAGTGGAAGTCACTCTGTCCAAGGTCCGCCGCGAGCGCCTAGGACATATTGAGTTGGCCAGCCCTTGCTCGCACGTCTGGTTCTTCAAGGGACTGCCGTCGCGCATCGGCCATCTGCTTGACATTTCTCTGCGCGATCTTGAGAGCGTGCTCTATTTTGAGAGCTACGTGGTCGTGGATCCGGGCGACTCGCCCACCCGCGAGCGGGAAATCATCAAGGACGAAAACCGCTTCCGTGAACTCGACCAGCAGTATCGTCCTACCGGCTTTAAGGCCATGATGGGCGCTGAAGCCATTAAAGAGCTGCTGAAGCGCGTCAATGTGGACGAGCTCGCCATTGAGCTGCGCGAGAAGATGAAGGCGGAGACTTCACTCCAAAAGCGTCTGAAATACTCCAAGCGCCTCAAGGTCGTCGAGGCGTTCCGCAAATCGGGCAATAAGCCGCAATGGATGATCCTGGACGTGATTCCGGTCATTCCACCGGAATTGCGTCCGCTGGTGCCACTGGATGGCGGCCGTTTTGCCACCTCTGATCTAAATGACCTTTATCGGCGCGTCATTAACCGCAACAACCGCCTTAAGAAGCTCATGGACCTCCATGCTCCTGAGGTCATTGTGCGCAATGAAAAGCGCATGTTGCAGGAAGCCGTCGATGCTCTGTTTGACAACGGACGCCGTGGACGTGTGCTGCGCGGGGCGAACAACCGTCCGCTCAAGTCACTCTCCGATACGCTCAAGGGCAAGCAGGGACGTTTCCGTCAGAATCTGCTGGGCAAGCGCGTGGACTACTCCGGTCGTTCCGTGATTGTCGTTGGTCCAGAGCTCAAGCTGCACCAGTGCGGTTTGCCGAAGAAAATGGCGCTTGAGCTCTTCAAGCCTTTCATCTATCACCGTCTGGAGCAGACCGGCCACTGCACCACCATCAAGCAGGCCAAGGAGATGGTCGAGCTGCAGGAACCCATCGTGTGGGACATTCTTGAAGAAGTCATTAAGGACCACCCGGTGCTGCTGAACCGCGCCCCCACCCTGCACCGCCTCGGCATTCAGGCATTTGAGCCTGTGCTGGTGGAAGGCAAGGCCATTAAGATTCACCCGCTTGTCTGCACCGCGTTCAACGCAGACTTTGACGGTGACCAGATGGCCGTCCATATTCCGCTGTCACCGGAAGCGCAGGTCGAGGCCAGCGTGTTGATGCTCTCCTCGCACAATATTCTTTCGCCGGCGTCTGGTCAGCCGATTACGGTGCCGACGCAAGACATGGTGCTCGGTCTCTATTACCTTACCAAGGCCAAGAAGGGTGCGAAGGGGGAAGGGCGCGTCTTTGCTAATACAGAAGAAGTCCTGATGGCGCTGAATGCGAAAGAGGTCGAGACCCTGACTCCGATTCGCCTGCGCTACACCGGCCGTGTGTTGGACATGACCACTGCGTATGATGATCAGGACCTCCTTCATACGGAGCCGGTCGATTATGACAAGCAGTACATCTCGACGACCGTAGGTCGCGCCATTCTGAATGATGCGCTGCCTGAAGGGATGCCTTACGTCAATGGCCTTCTCAAGAAAAAGGGAATCGGTCAGCTCGTCAACTATTGCTACCTGAATCTTGGTCTTGAGACCACGGTCAAGATGCTCGATCGCATCAAGGAGCTTGGCTTCCAGTATGCAACGCGTTCGGGCCTCTCTGTTGGACTGGACGATATGGTCATTCCAGAGACCAAGTACTCTCTGGTGCGTGACGCTGAAAAGCAGCGTTTTGCCATCCAGCAGCAATATCTTGATGGCGCCATCACGAACGGCGAACGCAATAACAAAGTCATTCAGTTGTGGTCAGCGGTCACGGAAAAAGTCGCTGACGAAATGTTTGACAATATGAAGAGCGCGGACAAGGAAGGGGCCATGAACCCGATCTACATCATGGCCGATTCTGGCGCCCGCGGTTCAAAACAGCAGATTCGACAGCTCTCCGGTATGCGCGGGCTGATGGCCAAGCCGTCCGGTGAAATTATCGAGACGCCCATCACCGCCAACTTCCGCGAAGGCCTTACCGTGCTCGAATACTTCATCTCGACGCACGGCGCGCGCAAAGGGTTGGCAGACACCGCGCTTAAGACCGCTGATTCGGGCTACCTTACCCGCCGTCTTGTGGATGTGGCCCAGGACGTGATCGTCAGCGAGCATGACTGCGGTACTGTCGAGGGCATTTACGTTACGCCCATTGTTGAGTCCGGCGAAATCATCGAGCCTCTGCGCGACCGCATCATCGGTCGAGTTTCGCTCGAAAAGATCAAGGACTACGAAGGCAACGTCATCGTCGACGTCAATCAAGAGATCAACGAAGACCTTGCCTCGCAGATCCAGGCTGCCGGCGTGGAGCGCGTCAAGATCCGCTCCGTGCTGACCTGCGAATCGCGTCGCGGCGTCTGCGTGCTCTGCTACGGGCGCAATCTGGCAACAGGACGTTTGGTGGAGCTGGGTGAAGCCGTCGGCGTCATCGCTGCACAGTCCATTGGCGAGCCGGGGACGCAGCTTACCATGCGCACCTTCCACATTGGTGGAACGGCCTCCCGTGTGGCGGAGCAATCGCGACTGGATGCCAAGAATGCTGGCACAGTCCGCTTCATTAATATGGTTACGGTCCGCTCCAAACAAGGGGATCTGGTAGCCATGAACCGGTCTGGCTCCATCGCCATTATTGATGACCGCGGTCGCGAAAAAGAGCGCTACCAGGTGGTTTATGGCGCTAAGCTGAAGGTCGAAGATGGGCAGAAGGTCGAGATTGGCCAGGCCATGGTGGAGTGGGATCCCTACACCTTTGCCATCCTTACCGAGATTGGCGGCACAGTCCAGTTTAAAGACCTGCAGGAAGGCATTACCCTGCACGAAGAAGTGGACGAAGTGACCGGTCTCTCCCGCCTGGTTGTGGGCGACTCACCGGATGAAAAGCGCCAGCCGGCGATCGTGATCAAAGGAGCGAAAGGCAACAAGCGCTACCTTATGCCCTCACGGGCCCACCTCATGATCCAGGATGGGGACGAAGTATTCCCCGGTGACGTTTTGGCCAAGATCCCGCGTGAAACCACACGGACCAAGGACATCACTGGTGGTCTGCCTCGTGTTGTCGAGCTCTTCGAGGCCCGCAAGCCGCGCGAAACGGCTATCATCTCTGAGATTGACGGCGTTGTGAAGTTCGGTGAAGTCACCAAAGGCCAGCGCCGAATCTATGTCATAGCGGACAACGGAGAACAGAAAGAATACTCTGTCCCGCGTGGTGTGCATATCAATGTTCAGGAAGGTGAACGCCTGCGCGCCGGTGAACCTCTTATGGATGGTCCTCTCAACCCGCACGATATTCTTGCCGTGCTCGGGGAAAAGGAGCTCCAGGCATATCTGGTGAATGAAATCCAGGAAGTCTACCGTCTGCAGGGTGTGGCCATCTCGGACAAGCACATCGAAGTCATCGTGCGCCAGATGCTGCGCTGGGTGAAGATCGAGGAAGTCGGTGATACCAACTTCCTGCTCGAACAACAGGTGGACAAGTTCCGCTTCCGGGCCGAAAACGAGCGTGTCATCGCCAACGGTGGCCGACCGGCCATCGGCCGCCCGCTGCTGCTCGGTATCACCAAGGCCTCGCTGTCTACGGAGAGCTTTATCTCGGCTGCCAGCTTCCAGGAGACCACGCGTGTTCTTACCGAAGCTTCCATCAACGGTGCAGTGGACAACCTGCGCGGGCTTAAGGAAAACGTCATTGTCGGCCGCCTCATCCCGGCCGGCACGGGTATGGAGTACTATCGCAATATCCAGCTCTCGCCGGAGCTAGAGGAAGCTGCTGCCCGTGTCCAGCAGGAAGTACAGGAGGCCTTTGAGGCCGCCGAACGCGAGCTGGAAATGATGCGTCAGGAAGGTGAAGCCGAAGAAATGGCCGCTGAGTAA